CGGCGGCCAGAACCGGCCGGTGTCGATGCCGGGGACGCGTTTGGCCAGCATGGCGCTGTCCCAGGTTTCGTACGGGACACCGACCTCGTCGTAGAACGGCAGCCAGCTGTGCCGCGGCGCCAGGTCCACGTCCAGCATCACCAGACCGCTGCGCTCGAACCGCGCCAGGTCCGCCACGTCGTGGCCGAGATGGCCGGCCCAGTTGGACCAACAGAAATGTGCTTCCCACGCGGTCTCCACGCCGGCCAGATAGGAGAAGTTGTATCGCACCACGGCACTCGACGCGCTCGTCGAGCCCTGGCCGGCACCACTCGCGCGATCCACCACGACCACTCGACGTGCCGTCCTGGCCAGTTCCAGTGCGATCGACGCACCGATCACCCCCGCTCCGACCACCACGACATCCGCGCTCTTGGCGCTGTTCGTTCCGGCAATTCGATCCATTGGTCCAGTGTCCTGATCTGGTTTGCCGGCAACAGTCTGCAAGCGTCGAACGCGTCGGTCGTTTCACACGACATCTGTCGTGCGCCTCGGGTCCCGCACCGTACGACAGCTGTCGCGTCTCGGCCTGCCGCGCGTCAGCTGTCGCTCGCGAGCCCACGCGCCGCGGGTGCATAGTTGCTAGGGCCTGGACGCGGCTCACGGAGGTGCGTGGGATGGCAGACGACCTGCAGGACATCGTCGATGACCTGGCCGAACGGCTGCAACGCTCGGTGGCGATCGACGATCCGCGGCTGCGGCTGCTCGCGGCCAGCCGCCATTTCGACGACGAGGACGCCATCCGGGTCGCGTCGGTGCTCAACCGCTTCATCGATTCGCCACTCTGCGAGCAGATCCTCGCGCACGGCATCGCGCAGTGGACCGCGCCGGGACGGGTGACTCCGCCGGTGGAGGGCGCCCGGCCGCGGATCTGCGTCCCGATCCGCTGCAGCGGCCTGCTGCTGGGCTATCTGTGGCTGATCGAGTCCGGCTCCAACCGGCGCCAGCAGCACGAGGAGGTGGCCAAGGAAGCCGCCGATCGTGCCGGAGTGGTCCTGTATCGACGGCTTCTGGTGCACGAGCGCACCAGAGCGCGGCACGAGGCGATCATGTGGGAACTCGTCGCCACCGACCAGGCCGTACGCTCGCAGGCGGTGGACGACCTGCGCGCCGAGCAGCTGTTTCCCAACACCGCCATGTGTTTCCAGGTCGTCGGCATCCAGCACCACGGCCGTGACGGCATCGCCGCCGCCCAGGCCGTGGCGCTGGAAGCCGCGGTCGAGGACGCGCAAAGCTGGCTGTCACACGGCGCGACCGTCCCGGGTTGCACGCTGATGGCCGCCAACAAGTCCAGAAACTGGCTGCTGTTGGCCAGGCCGCGGCCGCCATCCCGCCGCGAACTGGACACGATCTGGACCCGGCTCACGGCGCGCTTCGACCGGCTCACCAAGGACGGCGGCAACGTCGTACTCGGCATCGGCGGGGTCGTCCACCGCATCGAGGACATCATCGACTCCTATCGCGAGGCATTCCTGGCCGTACGCGCGGCGCAGCTCGTACCGTCCACCGGCCCGGTCGCGCGGTGGAGCGAGCTCGGCCCGTACCAGCTGCTGCTCAAGGTGCCGGCCGACGACCTGATCACCGCCGCACAGGTGCCGGCACTCGTCGCGCTGACCAGGGAAGATGCAAACGCCACGCTCGTCCCCACGCTCGAGGCGTTTCTGGACAACGCCGGTGACGTGGCGGGGACCGCACGACAGCTCGACGTACACCGAGCGACGCTTTACCAGCGGCTCAAGCGCATCGAGCACCTCACCGGCTGCGCACTGAACCGCGGCGAGGACCGGCTGACCCTGCACCTGGCGCTGAAACTGCAAGCCCTGGCGGCCGCTTATCGCAACGAGACCAAACCAACCACCGCCGAGGACACACAAGCGAGAATCCAGTCGGTGTCCTGAACGATCGATGGGTCAAAGGCGAGTATCACCTGCTTAGCCTATACCCCTATGGGGTATACTTCGAGTTCGTTAGCGCTCGGAGAGGGAGTGGGCATGTCTGTGAACGACGCTCGTACGCATCACCGTCAGGGCAAGGTCAGCTGGTCGAGCGCGGCGACCGCGACCCTGCACTGCCTGACCGGCTGCGCGATCGGCGAAGTGCTCGGCATGGTGATCGGCACGGCGGCCGGCCTGCCCAACGCGGCGACCGTGATCCTGTCCGTAGCGTTGGCATTCCTGTTCGGCTACGGCCTGACGATGCGCTCGGTGCTCAAGGCCGGACTGTGGCTGGGCACGGCTTTGCGGGTCGCGTTAGCCGCTGACACGGTGTCGATCGTGGTCATGGAAATCGTTGACAACGCGGTCATTCTTGCCATCCCGGGTGCGATGGACGCCGGGCTGACGACCCTGCTTTTCTGGGGAACGCTCGGCTTCGCGCTGGCGGTGGCGTTCGTGGTCACCACGCCGGTCAACAAGTGGATGATCGGCCGTGGACGCGGGCACGCCGTCGTGCACGCCTACCACCGCTGACCACCAGGACCAAAAACGTCGAGTTCGCGAGCATGCGCGCTGACGACCGGGCTTATTTCACCGCGTCGAAACCGGCTTTGCTTCGGTCGTTTGCCGCGCCATAGTCGTTGACTCCCCGGTTGCCGGCATTGGCAAACCTGCCCGGTGTTTGGCAACAGTGGTCGACCATGCTGGAGGTGGCGGCTGCTTCCTGCTGGTATCCGGCCATGAACGCGGCTCCGAGCGGGCCTTTCCCCAACTGGCCGATCAGACCGGTCAGCTGTGCACTCGCCGCCCGCCAGCCGTCGCTCATGGTCTGGCCGGCGGTGTTGAGCTCGGTCAAGGCGCTGGTTGTCGCCGCGGTGTCGATATCCGCACGGTTGGGCTGGCCCATAGTCGCGGATCCTGCCGGCTGCGTACGTGTCGCGACAGGTCCATGGCAGGAGGCGGCCAAGGCCGCCGAGCCGGGTGGCACATCTGCCTATCGTCAGCGCTCCAGCGCTATCGCAGACGGGTGAGACAGTCGTGGGAATTCCTGAGCCGTCCAGCCCGCTCTGGGCGGCCGTCAAGGCGATCCACGATCCCTGGCCGCTGGACGACGAGGCCGTGGCACGGAATGTCGGCACCGCGTGGAAAACCGGCGGGCAGGCCGTCGCCAAGGGCGTTGGCGACGCGATGCGGGCGAGCGGCAATGCGCTGGCCGGGTGGACCGACCCCGCCGGCGGGGCGCTCGCCGGCGGCATGCGGACGTACGCTCAGACCGCCGGCCAGGTCACCCAGCAGATGAGCGGGTTGGCCGCCCGCGGTGAGAACTACGCGACGGTGCTTGAATCCGCCAAAAACGCGATCACGTCCACCATCGCCGCCAACGACAGGGCGTACGAGCTGCTGGGCAGTCTTGGCGTCCTGGGCGCCGCCGCTCAGGCCGCGTTCGTCGCCGCGATCGCGACGTATCTGCAAGGCATGATCAGCGAGAAGGCGGCCGCGCTGCGGGCGAATCCGACCGGCGCGCCGACTCCCGGGCAACCGCCGAAGGACGATTCGTACGGCCTCGACGATCTTCTCGCCGATGGCCTGCGCACCTGGGGCACGTTCGACCAGTGGGCCTGGCGTCAGGCCGGTGAAGGATACGACAACCTGGTCGACGGGCTCGGCGAGACCGTCGGCGGTGCTCTGCGTGGCCTGGGGAATCTGATCGGCAGCGACGACCTGGTCCGCGAAGGCAACGACATCCAGGCCGACGCCGACGCCGACGGCGACGCGACCGCCGAGCGCGCGCTGGAGATCGGCGCCCAGGACAGTGCCCAGATCAACGGTGTGGCCGAGGCGATCGACGGCGACAAGGCGCCGGTGACGGTCTACATTTCCAGGGAGCGATATCCGGAGTCCGCGGCGCACATCGACGATGCGCAGAACGGCACCTCCTATCGTGGTGACAAGGACACCGCCTATCCCAAGCAGCAACCGACCGACCTCACCCTGGACCGCGACGGAGCCAAGCAGAACCGCGCCGACTCGCTGCGCGACGTGCCGCCGGCACCGGAGAAGGATCGTGACGAATATCCGCCCGCCACGTTCAAGGAAGGCGGCAAAGGAGCGAGCGTGCAATACATCGATCCATCGGACAACCGCGGTGCCGGTGCGAGCATGGGTAACCAGTTGCGCCGCTACGAGGACTCGGTCGATCGCCAGACCAGGCGAGTCCAAAACGGCGAGCACGTGATCATCGAGACCTACTGATGACACGCCTGGAGCAGCTCATCAGCCGGGGCAGGTCGCCGCTCGGCCCGCCGGTGTCCGTTGACCTTGGTGCCGGACTGTACGGCGAGCTGGCCACGCTTTTGGCCCACACCAACGGATTCACCGTCTTCAACGCCGGAGTCCAGCTGTTCCACCTCGGCGAGCGGGGCCTGGGGCCGGAGCTTCGCAACTGGAACGCCGACCAGACCTGGAGACACGCCTACGGGTCGCTCACCGACGGGCTGTTCTTCTTTGCTCAGGACCTTTTTGGCGTACAGTTCGCCATCGAGGACAACAGCCGGGTGTGCACCTTCGACCCGGAAACCGGCGAGCGCGAGGTTTTCGGCGGCAGCCTGGAGGACTGGGCCGACTGGCTGCTCGCCGACCCCGACGAACGCGGCGCCTATTCTTTCGCGACCCATTGGCAGGACACTCACGGCGCGCTCGATCACGACCAACGGCTGCTGCCGCGTACGCTTTTCGTGCTCGGCGGCAGCTACGACGACGACAACCTGGTCGCCGAGGACGCCGTGACCTGCATGCTCGTCCGCGGCCCGATCGCCAGCCAGATCCACGACCTGCCCGACGGCGCCACCATCCGCTTCGACGCCGGTTAGCCGGGTCCGGAAGGCGTACGCGGCTCAGCCTTGGCAGCAGGCGGTGCGGCTGTGCAGGACGTAATGCGGATCGTGCCACCAATACTGGTCGTTGGACGGATGGCTGGCCACAGCCGGCAGCATCTCGTTGTGTGCGATCGCGGGCTGGGTCGCCGTGAACGGCGCGAGAAGCTCGGCGACGGTGAACAGGCGACCGTTCGCCATCACCTGCCTGACGTTGGCGGCCTGTTTGATGTCGGTGAGCGGGTCGCCGCCGAGTACGGCCAGATCGGCGTAGCTGCCCGGGGCGAGCTGCCCGAGTGGTTCGCCGAGCACCAGGCCGGGATTGCGGGTCGCGGTGGTCAACGCCTCGTACGGCGTGAGGCCGTAGGCGACCATCGCCCGCAGGTTCATGTGCGTGCTGACCGCGGTGTGGTCGATCGGGGAGTCGGTGCCGGTGACGACGATGCCGCCGCCGCGGATCATCGTGGCCAGCTGGCGCACCTGCTTGGCGAGATTGTGCAGGGTCGCGGTCGGATCGTTGGCCTGTGCCGCGTCCACCGCCGCCTTGAGCGACGCGTATTCCCAGCTCGGATAGAGCGTACGCACCCGGTCATCGTGATAGAGGCTCTGGTCGGTGCCGAACATGGCCGCTGACACGAAAAGAGTCGGCGTACGCGCGGCTTTGGTCGCGTCGAACAGGTCGGTCACGTCGGACATGCCGCTGCCGAGCGCGGACACCGTACGCGAATAGCCGAGCCGGTTGGTCGCGCCGACGTGTTCCATGCCGTCGCCGCCGAAGGCGAGCGCGGGGTAGTGGTAATGCGAGGTCGCGAGAATGTTGTTGGCGTGCGCGAATTCGATGACCTTGCGTTGGCGTTCGGGACTGAGCCGTACGTATGCCTTCATCAGGTCATAGTCGAGCGCTTTCGCGCGTTCCAGCTCCAACGCCAGCTGTGCGGAGTCGACGGTGGGCCGCATGAAGTTGTAGAAGATGCGCGACCCGTCGATGGCCTCACCGGTGGCGAAATAGCGCGGACCGACGCGGACGCCCGACTGGATGGACTCGCGCTCCTCCACCATGTGGTAGGCGGGGCTGCCCGGGGACCGCGTCGTGGTGATGCCGAGCGACAGCCACAGCCGGCCCTGCCGGTCGCCGTAGCCATAGCCCTGCATTTCGCGATGGTTGTGCATGTCGACCAGGCCCGGGATGACGACGCTGTCGCGCGCATCGACGATCTGGCCGTCCCAGTGGCGGCCCGAGCCCACCGACACGATTCGGTGCCCCTCCACCACGATGTCCACATTGGACCGCAGGCGATCGCTGACGCCGTCCCACATCCGGCCGGCGCGGATCACCGTACGTCCGCGGGATGTGGTGTTGGTCCAGCTCAGTCCGACGGGTACGGTCCGCGGCTGGCCGCCGTCGAGCGATACCAGCCGCAGCCGGCCGTTGTTCAGGTAGAGCAGGTGTCGCGAGTCGCCGTGCCAGCTCGGCGCGTCGGTGACCTCGTCGGTCACCTGCCGGGGCGTGCCGGCGTACGTGCCGTCGGTGTGCACGTCCACGACGTACAGCACGCTGCCGACGACGAACGCGAGCTTGCTCCCGTCCGGTGACCAGACCGGTCCGTCGTCACCGCGGGTTTGCAGGGATCTGCCCGGCAGCGGCTCGACGTAGGTCGCGGCGCCGGTTTTCACGTTGACGAGCAGGATTTCGCTCAGGCCTTCGCGAAAACGTGCCGAGTTCGGCTTGATGGCGGCGAGGGCGATCACCGAGCCGTCCGGCGACCAGGTGGGCCGGCCCGGCTCGAAGGTCGCGGTGAACACCTTGCGCACCGCGCCGCTGGCCACGTCGACGGTGTGGAGCGCGCCGGTCTGGTCGAGGAAGGCGATCGTCCGGCCGTCGCGCGACCAGGAACCGGAGACGGCGGCGGCGTCGGGCAGGTGCGTCAGCTGGCGGTCCGTACCGGCGGCGAGGTCACGTATCCAGATGTCGAGCTTGCCGCCACGGTCGGTCGAGTACGAGAGCTGGCGGCCGTCCGGGGAAAACGCCGGATGCGACTTCCACCAGTGGTCGCGGGTGAGCGGCGCGGGATGGCCGCCGACCGGCATCAGATAGATGTCGTTGAGCGCGCGGAAAGCGACCTGCCGTCCGTCCGGGCTGAGCACCGGGCTGCCGATGCCGACGACCTGGTTTGCCTTCTGTGAGTCGAAATCGCGGCGCCGCTTGCGATAGTCCGGTCGGGCCACGTCGACCAGAGCCGTGAACGCGATGGCCGTCGGCGCGCCGCCTGAGCGTGACCGGCGGCGCAGCGTGCCGTCGGCGGCGTACAGGTAGTCGCCGTTGGCGAACCACGAGACGCGGAACGGGTAGACGTCCTCGCCGCTGAACAACGGCTTTCCGGCGAGGACGAGCTCGGTCGCGCCGACCGACCCGCCGGCGACAGCGCCGGAGAACAGCGTGTAGACGAGGTCGTCGCCGGCCGGCGTCCACTCGGGTGCGTGGATGACCTGGCCGGCCGGCGCGGTGACCGCCGTTTTACGCGCGCCGGTCGCGACCTCGACGACGTCGATGCGGCTTCCCGCCACGACGAAAGCCACTCGCTTGCCGTCCGGCGACCAGGTGGCCTCGAACTCCTCGGCCGAGGAGTCCACGAGGACCGTCAAGGCGCGCGTGGCGACATCCAACACCTGGATGCCATAGCTGCCGGACGCATCCGTGGACAGCGCGATCTTGGTGCCGTCCGGTGACCAACGTGGTTCGCGGTGGTCGAACCGGCCGGTGGTGAGCTGGCGCAGATCCGACCCGTCCGTGCGTACGGTCCAGATGTGGTAGTTGCCGTCGCGGTAGGACTGGAACGCCAGCGTCGAGCCGTCCGGCGACCAGTCCGGTTGCGCGATGTCGAACAGGTCGCCGGTGAGTCGCCGAGCAGCGCCGCCAGCCACCGGGACCAGCCACAACACACCCAGCAGGTCGAAGGCGACGGTCCTGCCGTCCGGCGAGAGTCGCGGCGCGATGTTGGTGCCCTGTCGTACGGCCAACTGCCGACCGCCGGAGGCTGGCGCGGCCTCGGCCGCGTCCGGCACGGTCAGGCCGGCCAGCGCGGTCGCGGATGCGGCGCCGACCGCTCCGGCCAGGAACTCCCGCCTGTTCAATGAAGGCACGTCATCACCTATCGGACGTAGAATTTGTTGGGATCCATAGCGGACTGACCCATTATGTGGCCGTGCGCTCATCGACACGCGAGTCCTCGTCCGTGTCCGGTCATCCGGGCCTGATGACCTGGATTGTCTGGTGGCAGAGATGCGCGTCACCTCAGCGCCGGATCGCCGTTCGCAGCCGCGTGGCAGCCGGCCGTTTGTCGCGTACGGCAAGGCAGAGGTGGCTCGCGGACAAGCTTCAGCTTTATGCCGGCAATGGTGCTCCCTCGCCGTGACGTACTGACGCTAATCGATTAGCAATAACGCTAATCACAGGCTAGAGTAACGACGTGGACCCTGACGGTGGCACGGCGAGCGTCGGCCAGCTGAAGGCCTTGGCTCACCCGTTACGGTGGCGGGTCTTGCGGCTGTGTCGGGACACGGCGCGGACGAACCAGGAGTTGGCAACGCGGCTCGGTGTGTCGGCGCCGACGATGCTGCGGCATGTGCGGCTGCTGGTCGACGAGGGGTTTCTGCGCGCCGAGGAGCTACGTGTCGGCCCGGGAGGCGGCACCGAACGTCCGTATCGCGCGACCGGATTGACGTTGCGGTTGCACGCCGCCGCGCCGGAACCCACGCAGTTACGGCGGAAAGTCGATCTCGCGGTGCTGTCCGCACACACTGCCGAGGTCGGCGAGGCGGGTCCGGGAGCTGTGCGGGACAGGGCTCGCGGAGTGCTGAGGCTGACGCCGGAAGCGCAGCGCGAACTCGTCGAGCGGCTCAGGGAGCTGCTGAACACATACCGGGCACGTGAGGACGAGAACGGCGAAGACCTGTCCTTTCTCTGGCACCTGACACGCCGGCCGGGGGACCCGCAGATGCTTGCGATCGAGCAGGAGCAGCGCCGTACGGTCGTCGTCGCCGGAGCGACTGGCGAGGTCGGTGCGGCGGTCGTCGAGGCGTGTGAGGAGCGAGGCGACAGCGTAGTGGCGCTGGGACCGTCGATGGACGAACTCGGCGTACGGTTCGCCGCGATGCCGACCGTCACGCCGGTTGTCGTTGACCTGTGCGCGCCTGAGTCGTTCCCCAACGAATTGACACAGCAGCCCGTGGATGCGCTTGTCCACTGCGCCGAGAGCGTCGATGCGCCGGATGACTGGCGTCGGATGATGTCGGTCAACGTGTTCGGTCCGGTCGAGCTGACGCGCACGTTGCTGCCCGGTCTGCGTCGCTGCACGGGACACGTCGTGTTCGTCCACGGGACGCGGCGTTGTACGGCTTCCGCGGCGAGCTTGGCGGCCCTTCGAGAATTCGCCGATTCTTTGCGCGAAGGCGAAAGCGGAATCCGGGTCACCACGATCATTCCGGCGGGCGATGGTCGTACGCCTGATCCTCGGCCGATCGCCTCGGCCGTGACGACGGTTCTCGATCAGCCGCGCGATGCCTGTTTCACCGACGTTTCGTTGCGGGTGCGGACATGAGTGTCATTCTCCTCGCGGATCTGGTGGCGACGCGCCCGGCGGTTTTGTTGTCACCGCTTGCCGAGCTCGGCGCCGCGTTGCATCGGTTGGGCTCAGTCGACCATCGCGAATCGCGTTGGGTGGCGCGGACCAGGGTCGCCATGCCGGCGCGGTTGTTGGGAGAGTGCGATTTTTTCGCCGGCATCTGGGGTGGCTATCGATCGCGGTTCCTGCTTCCGACCGCGGCCCCGCCGGCGGACATCACGTCCGAGCTGGCACGGATCGCGGCGATGCCACCGCACGTCTTTGCCGCGCAGGCCGGCAATGCGTTGGCCGGTGCGGATGTACGCCGCACGGCGCGGCTGTCGCCGGATTCGTTGCGTACCCGGGC
The nucleotide sequence above comes from Fodinicola acaciae. Encoded proteins:
- a CDS encoding DUF4396 domain-containing protein codes for the protein MSVNDARTHHRQGKVSWSSAATATLHCLTGCAIGEVLGMVIGTAAGLPNAATVILSVALAFLFGYGLTMRSVLKAGLWLGTALRVALAADTVSIVVMEIVDNAVILAIPGAMDAGLTTLLFWGTLGFALAVAFVVTTPVNKWMIGRGRGHAVVHAYHR
- a CDS encoding helix-turn-helix domain-containing protein, whose amino-acid sequence is MADDLQDIVDDLAERLQRSVAIDDPRLRLLAASRHFDDEDAIRVASVLNRFIDSPLCEQILAHGIAQWTAPGRVTPPVEGARPRICVPIRCSGLLLGYLWLIESGSNRRQQHEEVAKEAADRAGVVLYRRLLVHERTRARHEAIMWELVATDQAVRSQAVDDLRAEQLFPNTAMCFQVVGIQHHGRDGIAAAQAVALEAAVEDAQSWLSHGATVPGCTLMAANKSRNWLLLARPRPPSRRELDTIWTRLTARFDRLTKDGGNVVLGIGGVVHRIEDIIDSYREAFLAVRAAQLVPSTGPVARWSELGPYQLLLKVPADDLITAAQVPALVALTREDANATLVPTLEAFLDNAGDVAGTARQLDVHRATLYQRLKRIEHLTGCALNRGEDRLTLHLALKLQALAAAYRNETKPTTAEDTQARIQSVS
- a CDS encoding SDR family NAD(P)-dependent oxidoreductase, whose amino-acid sequence is MDPDGGTASVGQLKALAHPLRWRVLRLCRDTARTNQELATRLGVSAPTMLRHVRLLVDEGFLRAEELRVGPGGGTERPYRATGLTLRLHAAAPEPTQLRRKVDLAVLSAHTAEVGEAGPGAVRDRARGVLRLTPEAQRELVERLRELLNTYRAREDENGEDLSFLWHLTRRPGDPQMLAIEQEQRRTVVVAGATGEVGAAVVEACEERGDSVVALGPSMDELGVRFAAMPTVTPVVVDLCAPESFPNELTQQPVDALVHCAESVDAPDDWRRMMSVNVFGPVELTRTLLPGLRRCTGHVVFVHGTRRCTASAASLAALREFADSLREGESGIRVTTIIPAGDGRTPDPRPIASAVTTVLDQPRDACFTDVSLRVRT
- a CDS encoding amidohydrolase family protein, which gives rise to MPSLNRREFLAGAVGAASATALAGLTVPDAAEAAPASGGRQLAVRQGTNIAPRLSPDGRTVAFDLLGVLWLVPVAGGAARRLTGDLFDIAQPDWSPDGSTLAFQSYRDGNYHIWTVRTDGSDLRQLTTGRFDHREPRWSPDGTKIALSTDASGSYGIQVLDVATRALTVLVDSSAEEFEATWSPDGKRVAFVVAGSRIDVVEVATGARKTAVTAPAGQVIHAPEWTPAGDDLVYTLFSGAVAGGSVGATELVLAGKPLFSGEDVYPFRVSWFANGDYLYAADGTLRRRSRSGGAPTAIAFTALVDVARPDYRKRRRDFDSQKANQVVGIGSPVLSPDGRQVAFRALNDIYLMPVGGHPAPLTRDHWWKSHPAFSPDGRQLSYSTDRGGKLDIWIRDLAAGTDRQLTHLPDAAAVSGSWSRDGRTIAFLDQTGALHTVDVASGAVRKVFTATFEPGRPTWSPDGSVIALAAIKPNSARFREGLSEILLVNVKTGAATYVEPLPGRSLQTRGDDGPVWSPDGSKLAFVVGSVLYVVDVHTDGTYAGTPRQVTDEVTDAPSWHGDSRHLLYLNNGRLRLVSLDGGQPRTVPVGLSWTNTTSRGRTVIRAGRMWDGVSDRLRSNVDIVVEGHRIVSVGSGRHWDGQIVDARDSVVIPGLVDMHNHREMQGYGYGDRQGRLWLSLGITTTRSPGSPAYHMVEERESIQSGVRVGPRYFATGEAIDGSRIFYNFMRPTVDSAQLALELERAKALDYDLMKAYVRLSPERQRKVIEFAHANNILATSHYHYPALAFGGDGMEHVGATNRLGYSRTVSALGSGMSDVTDLFDATKAARTPTLFVSAAMFGTDQSLYHDDRVRTLYPSWEYASLKAAVDAAQANDPTATLHNLAKQVRQLATMIRGGGIVVTGTDSPIDHTAVSTHMNLRAMVAYGLTPYEALTTATRNPGLVLGEPLGQLAPGSYADLAVLGGDPLTDIKQAANVRQVMANGRLFTVAELLAPFTATQPAIAHNEMLPAVASHPSNDQYWWHDPHYVLHSRTACCQG
- a CDS encoding NucA/NucB deoxyribonuclease domain-containing protein, which translates into the protein MGIPEPSSPLWAAVKAIHDPWPLDDEAVARNVGTAWKTGGQAVAKGVGDAMRASGNALAGWTDPAGGALAGGMRTYAQTAGQVTQQMSGLAARGENYATVLESAKNAITSTIAANDRAYELLGSLGVLGAAAQAAFVAAIATYLQGMISEKAAALRANPTGAPTPGQPPKDDSYGLDDLLADGLRTWGTFDQWAWRQAGEGYDNLVDGLGETVGGALRGLGNLIGSDDLVREGNDIQADADADGDATAERALEIGAQDSAQINGVAEAIDGDKAPVTVYISRERYPESAAHIDDAQNGTSYRGDKDTAYPKQQPTDLTLDRDGAKQNRADSLRDVPPAPEKDRDEYPPATFKEGGKGASVQYIDPSDNRGAGASMGNQLRRYEDSVDRQTRRVQNGEHVIIETY
- a CDS encoding SMI1/KNR4 family protein; amino-acid sequence: MTRLEQLISRGRSPLGPPVSVDLGAGLYGELATLLAHTNGFTVFNAGVQLFHLGERGLGPELRNWNADQTWRHAYGSLTDGLFFFAQDLFGVQFAIEDNSRVCTFDPETGEREVFGGSLEDWADWLLADPDERGAYSFATHWQDTHGALDHDQRLLPRTLFVLGGSYDDDNLVAEDAVTCMLVRGPIASQIHDLPDGATIRFDAG